From a region of the Aulosira sp. FACHB-615 genome:
- a CDS encoding cytochrome c — MTQTSPTLVPTVVKGTKAVFKWIVAAIVGVVAVVIFLIWPVISNSPVDYADIQEHFKYGSIGSEAVNGVPYWIWKVLPELFPDKLPAKGYTSLGFIQEKGKDLPIGFSQRRVFINRVGLNCAVCHTGTIRDTPNSDRKIITAMPANVVNLQGYIKFLSDVAIDSRFTTNRMLPEIEKISGGLNPIEKLVYQFIAIPQTRDALINQRNRLKFIDDQPEWGPGRVDTFNPYKSIQFHFPMDKLRKDELIGTSDFPSIWNQKPRKGMELHWDGNNKSVDERNKSAALGAGVTPTTIDLNRIKRVADWLLTLPEPKYPYEVNQTLAATGKQLFANNCASCHAFDGKYVGKVVPIQEIGTDPHRLNSFTYETLSNQNTLYAGYPWRFKNFRKTNGYANSPLDGIWLRGPYLHNGSVPTLRDLLEKPENRPKEFYRGYDVIDREKVGFVSTIAQENGKQYFKFDTTKPGNSNSGHVYGTELSPADKDALVEYMKQL, encoded by the coding sequence ATGACTCAAACAAGTCCGACGCTAGTTCCCACCGTCGTAAAGGGAACGAAGGCGGTTTTTAAGTGGATTGTGGCTGCAATTGTGGGAGTTGTAGCAGTAGTTATATTTTTAATTTGGCCTGTTATATCTAACTCCCCAGTTGATTATGCTGATATCCAAGAACATTTTAAATATGGTTCCATTGGTAGTGAGGCGGTCAATGGAGTTCCTTACTGGATATGGAAAGTTCTGCCAGAATTATTTCCTGATAAATTACCCGCTAAAGGTTATACTTCCTTGGGATTTATTCAAGAAAAAGGAAAAGATTTACCCATTGGGTTTTCGCAACGGCGGGTGTTTATTAACCGTGTTGGCTTGAATTGTGCGGTGTGCCATACCGGGACAATACGTGATACACCAAATAGCGATCGCAAAATTATCACAGCTATGCCTGCTAATGTCGTCAACTTGCAGGGATATATTAAATTTTTATCAGATGTGGCGATCGATTCGCGCTTTACTACCAACCGAATGCTGCCAGAAATTGAAAAAATTAGTGGCGGTTTAAATCCCATAGAAAAGCTAGTTTATCAGTTTATTGCTATTCCCCAAACCCGCGACGCGCTAATTAATCAAAGAAACCGCCTGAAATTTATTGATGATCAACCAGAGTGGGGGCCGGGTAGAGTCGATACATTCAATCCTTATAAATCAATTCAATTTCATTTCCCAATGGATAAATTGCGTAAGGATGAATTAATCGGTACATCCGATTTCCCTTCCATTTGGAATCAAAAACCACGTAAAGGCATGGAATTACACTGGGATGGGAATAACAAATCTGTTGATGAACGTAACAAAAGTGCCGCTTTAGGTGCAGGAGTTACACCCACGACAATTGATTTAAATAGAATTAAACGAGTGGCTGATTGGCTATTGACATTACCAGAACCTAAATATCCCTATGAAGTTAATCAAACTTTAGCTGCTACCGGAAAACAACTGTTTGCCAATAATTGCGCTAGTTGCCATGCCTTTGACGGAAAATATGTAGGTAAAGTTGTACCCATTCAAGAAATTGGTACAGATCCCCATCGCTTAAATTCCTTTACCTACGAAACTTTATCTAACCAAAATACTTTGTATGCAGGTTATCCTTGGCGGTTTAAGAATTTCCGCAAAACAAATGGCTATGCTAACTCACCTCTAGATGGTATTTGGTTACGCGGCCCTTATTTACATAATGGTTCAGTTCCGACTTTGCGAGATTTGCTAGAAAAACCAGAAAATCGACCCAAAGAATTTTATCGGGGATACGACGTAATTGATCGGGAAAAAGTTGGGTTTGTATCAACTATTGCCCAAGAGAACGGCAAGCAATATTTTAAATTTGATACGACTAAACCTGGAAACAGCAACAGCGGCCATGTATATGGAACTGAACTCTCACCAGCAGACAAAGATGCGTTGGTTGAGTACATGAAGCAACTGTAA
- a CDS encoding PIN domain-containing protein produces the protein MADTNILLRFVSPSDPNHILVRDAIYSLLQRGEEICYTSQILGEFWNVCTRPTTARSGFGLSIEETDQKTQVIERYFNFLSDSAAVHTQWRRLVVDYRVSGVKVHDTRLVAAMLVHGLTHILTFNVSDFARYSEVSAVHPKDITP, from the coding sequence ATGGCAGATACAAACATTCTATTACGGTTCGTTTCTCCTTCAGATCCAAATCATATTTTGGTTCGTGATGCCATATATTCTTTATTGCAAAGGGGAGAAGAAATCTGTTACACATCACAAATTCTGGGAGAATTTTGGAATGTATGTACGCGACCTACAACGGCACGAAGCGGTTTTGGCTTATCAATTGAGGAGACAGACCAGAAAACTCAAGTGATAGAACGTTACTTCAATTTTTTGTCTGATAGCGCCGCCGTTCATACACAATGGCGGCGTTTAGTTGTGGATTATAGGGTGTCTGGGGTTAAGGTACATGATACACGGCTGGTTGCAGCAATGTTGGTGCATGGATTAACCCATATCCTGACATTTAATGTTAGTGATTTTGCCCGTTATTCAGAAGTTAGTGCTGTTCACCCCAAAGACATAACACCATAA
- a CDS encoding SDR family oxidoreductase, with protein MQSDRRKTALITGASGGIGYEFVKLFAQDKYNLVLVARSEQKLHQIAAELRTNFRIEVKVIAKDLANPAAPEEIFAELQQASIKVDILINNAGFASYGLFNETDLTAELQMLQVNVMCLTHLTKLFLKDMVKQGYGRILNLASTAAFQPGPLMAVYYASKAYVLSFSEAIANELEGTGVSVTALCPGPTESNFQKRAAMEDSKLVSGQKIMDAETVAKIGYDALFDNKTVVVPGLKNKLLSESVRFTPRKLVTKIVRSMQESK; from the coding sequence ATGCAAAGCGATCGCAGAAAAACTGCCCTAATTACTGGTGCATCTGGTGGGATTGGTTATGAATTTGTGAAGTTATTTGCTCAAGATAAATACAATTTGGTATTAGTTGCCAGAAGTGAGCAGAAACTCCATCAAATTGCTGCTGAATTAAGAACTAACTTTAGGATTGAGGTCAAAGTTATTGCTAAAGATTTGGCGAATCCTGCTGCGCCAGAAGAAATTTTTGCTGAGTTACAACAAGCATCAATTAAGGTTGATATTCTGATTAACAATGCGGGATTTGCCAGCTATGGTTTGTTTAACGAAACAGATTTAACTGCGGAATTACAAATGCTGCAAGTTAATGTGATGTGTCTGACTCATTTAACCAAGCTATTCCTGAAAGATATGGTGAAGCAAGGTTATGGCAGAATTTTGAACTTGGCTTCAACTGCGGCTTTTCAACCAGGCCCGTTAATGGCAGTTTATTATGCCAGTAAGGCTTATGTACTATCATTTTCAGAAGCGATCGCTAATGAATTAGAAGGTACAGGTGTCTCTGTAACTGCACTCTGTCCAGGGCCGACAGAATCAAATTTCCAAAAACGCGCCGCAATGGAAGACTCAAAACTTGTCAGTGGTCAAAAAATTATGGATGCGGAAACTGTGGCTAAAATCGGCTATGATGCCTTGTTTGATAACAAAACCGTAGTTGTTCCTGGTTTGAAAAATAAACTACTTTCTGAAAGTGTGAGATTTACACCCAGAAAACTTGTGACCAAAATCGTCAGAAGTATGCAAGAAAGTAAATAA
- a CDS encoding c-type cytochrome: protein MKIFKEKLGRILASIALVFVLLVGGVGYIAWYHLFRDVPLTYKSPAEHFKYGSIGTEPAQGIPYWIWLVLPRIFPDKLPGPGGYTSLGITWEEGKETPVGFTKKTIGFPRVGITCAVCHTATYRTSPLEKPHIFPAGPSNKFNSQAYVRFLGAAASDPRFNADYILDEIKYNHEFSWIENLLYRFLIIPQTKKALLQQSADFAWMNSRPDWGPGRIDPFNPVKFNTLKLPKDDTIGNSDMMPIWNQALHKGFALHWDGLETSLKETVQTGAIGDGATKDSLPVADLQRVEDYITTLTPPKYPFPVDEKLATQGSQIFANNCASCHAFGGERTGTVIPVEEVGTDRHRLDMWTQQAADTYNHFGDGYPWDFSQLRKTDGYVAVSLDGLWIRAPYLHNGSVPSLQDLFAKPEDRPKTFYRGYDVYDSQRVGFISEGTEAERVGFEYDTTVAANSNQGHLYGTDLPDDDKKALIEYLKTL, encoded by the coding sequence ATGAAAATATTTAAAGAGAAATTAGGCAGAATTCTCGCCAGCATTGCTTTAGTTTTTGTGTTGTTAGTCGGGGGTGTAGGTTACATTGCTTGGTATCATTTATTTCGGGATGTGCCGCTTACCTACAAATCACCAGCAGAACATTTTAAATATGGTTCCATTGGTACAGAACCAGCCCAAGGAATACCTTATTGGATTTGGTTAGTTTTACCCCGCATCTTTCCTGATAAATTACCAGGGCCAGGCGGTTACACTTCTTTAGGAATTACTTGGGAAGAAGGCAAAGAAACCCCAGTTGGTTTTACGAAAAAAACCATTGGATTCCCCCGTGTAGGTATAACTTGTGCGGTTTGTCATACTGCTACATATAGAACCAGTCCCCTAGAAAAACCTCATATTTTCCCGGCTGGGCCTTCTAACAAATTCAATTCCCAAGCTTATGTGCGCTTTTTGGGTGCAGCCGCCAGCGACCCCAGATTTAACGCCGATTATATTTTAGATGAAATCAAATATAATCATGAGTTTTCTTGGATCGAAAACTTACTTTATCGGTTTTTGATTATTCCCCAAACTAAAAAAGCCCTGCTACAACAAAGCGCCGATTTTGCTTGGATGAATTCTCGTCCCGACTGGGGGCCTGGTCGAATTGATCCGTTTAACCCGGTGAAATTCAACACCTTAAAACTGCCCAAAGATGACACTATCGGTAACTCCGATATGATGCCGATTTGGAATCAGGCACTACACAAAGGATTTGCTTTGCATTGGGATGGTTTAGAAACTTCTCTCAAAGAAACTGTGCAAACAGGCGCAATTGGGGATGGTGCAACGAAAGATTCTTTACCTGTTGCTGATTTGCAACGAGTAGAAGACTATATCACTACGCTTACGCCACCTAAATATCCTTTCCCAGTGGATGAGAAATTAGCGACGCAAGGAAGTCAAATTTTTGCTAACAACTGTGCATCTTGTCACGCCTTTGGTGGTGAAAGAACAGGTACAGTCATTCCTGTAGAAGAAGTAGGAACAGACCGCCATCGTTTAGATATGTGGACGCAGCAAGCCGCCGACACCTACAATCACTTTGGTGATGGCTATCCTTGGGATTTCAGCCAATTACGGAAAACTGATGGCTATGTGGCTGTATCTCTCGATGGATTGTGGATTAGAGCGCCATATTTACATAATGGTTCTGTTCCATCTCTGCAAGATTTGTTCGCAAAACCAGAGGATCGTCCCAAAACCTTTTATCGGGGCTACGATGTTTACGATTCGCAAAGAGTTGGCTTTATTTCCGAAGGAACAGAAGCTGAACGTGTAGGTTTTGAATATGATACGACCGTTGCTGCTAATTCCAATCAGGGACATCTGTATGGTACTGATTTGCCTGATGACGATAAAAAAGCACTGATTGAGTACTTAAAAACCTTATAG
- a CDS encoding trans-acting enoyl reductase family protein — protein sequence MTAKVLLYGATGYAGKLIAETAKSQGVELILAGRNQGALVSVAEKLNFDFRVFSLDDAQAIAQSLQDVTVVLNCAGPFAKTAKSLVDVCLQTHTHYLDIAGEVPEFQALAALNDEAKNAEIMLLPGVGFGVVPTDCLAVYLKSQLPTANSLTLIYETEGGVSQGTANTVLPSLHEMGVVRKAGKLIPSRPAEQKRQVNFGAGLVTAVTNPWRADLVTAFHSTNIPNIETYTVFPNPVSFLMESSQYLGWLFNSSIFQSALASLIKQLPQGPSAAERAQGKVGVVGIAEDESGRQVTAKLIGPEAYDFTALAAVVVIKHIIQGEVKPGFQTPGNVYGADLVLEIPGVKRWSD from the coding sequence ATGACGGCAAAGGTGTTATTGTATGGTGCGACTGGCTATGCAGGGAAATTAATAGCAGAAACGGCAAAAAGTCAGGGTGTAGAGTTAATTTTGGCTGGAAGAAATCAAGGTGCGTTGGTATCAGTTGCGGAGAAATTAAACTTTGATTTTCGGGTGTTTAGTTTGGATGACGCGCAGGCGATCGCACAATCTCTGCAAGATGTTACAGTTGTTCTCAATTGTGCCGGGCCTTTTGCCAAAACTGCCAAATCACTAGTTGATGTCTGCTTGCAAACTCACACCCATTATTTAGATATCGCTGGCGAAGTTCCCGAATTTCAGGCTTTAGCAGCACTAAATGACGAAGCGAAAAATGCAGAAATTATGCTGCTTCCTGGTGTTGGGTTTGGTGTAGTCCCGACGGATTGTCTTGCAGTTTACCTCAAATCTCAGTTACCAACCGCCAACAGTCTCACCTTAATCTATGAAACTGAAGGTGGTGTTTCTCAAGGAACTGCCAATACTGTCCTGCCCAGCTTACATGAAATGGGTGTCGTCCGCAAAGCAGGCAAACTAATTCCTTCTCGACCAGCAGAACAAAAACGTCAAGTTAATTTTGGTGCGGGTTTAGTCACCGCCGTAACTAACCCTTGGCGTGCTGATCTTGTTACCGCATTCCACAGTACAAATATTCCCAATATCGAAACTTACACAGTCTTTCCCAACCCGGTAAGTTTTTTGATGGAAAGCAGTCAGTATTTAGGCTGGTTATTTAACTCATCTATTTTCCAAAGCGCCTTAGCGAGTTTAATTAAACAACTCCCACAAGGGCCAAGTGCAGCAGAACGCGCTCAAGGTAAAGTTGGAGTGGTTGGTATTGCAGAAGATGAATCTGGTCGTCAAGTTACAGCGAAACTCATCGGCCCCGAAGCTTACGATTTTACGGCTTTAGCTGCTGTAGTAGTGATTAAACACATCATCCAAGGTGAAGTTAAGCCAGGATTTCAAACCCCAGGGAATGTTTACGGTGCGGATTTGGTATTAGAAATACCTGGAGTAAAAAGATGGAGTGATTAA
- a CDS encoding lipoxygenase family protein — MKPYLPQVDPNPNIRKDELVKNREDYKFNHNYLAPIPVIDKVPHQELFSAEYTAKRLASMANLAPNMLAAKARNFLDPLDELEEYEELLTLLPKPAVMNNYKTDSCFAEQRLSGANPLALRRIDSLPANLGITNAQFQKSVGTESNLEAALKEGKLYLLDYPTLFDIKGGTSQNVRKYLPKPQALFYWQSNGLPNGGSLRPVAIKLNNDAGTDGLIYTPDDPYLDWFLAKTSVQIADGNHQELGSHFAYTHAVMAPFCIATARQLAANHPIALLLKPHFRFMLFDNDLGRTHFLQPGGPVDEFMAGSLEESLTFVVKTYQEWSIDKFVFPTLMKSQNMDDPDILPHFPFRDDGMLVWDAIQKFVTDYLQLYYKTPQDLSEDYELQNWARELVAQDGGRVKGMPEKIETIDQLIQIITVVVFTCAPFHSALNFSQYEYMAFVPNMPYAAYHPTPESKGVDMQTIMKILPPFKQAADQVMWTHILTSYHYDKLGYYDEEFADPLAQELVVQFQQNLHDIERQIDIRNQTRPIPYNFLKPSQIINSINT; from the coding sequence ATGAAACCATACTTACCCCAGGTAGACCCTAACCCCAACATCCGTAAAGATGAGCTAGTAAAAAATCGAGAAGATTATAAATTTAATCATAATTATCTAGCTCCTATTCCCGTTATTGATAAAGTCCCCCATCAAGAACTATTCTCAGCAGAATATACAGCTAAACGCCTCGCTAGTATGGCAAATCTAGCACCAAATATGTTAGCTGCCAAAGCCAGAAATTTTCTTGACCCTTTAGATGAATTAGAAGAATACGAAGAACTGTTGACACTGCTACCTAAACCAGCAGTGATGAATAATTATAAAACCGATTCATGTTTCGCCGAGCAAAGATTATCAGGTGCTAACCCTTTAGCACTTCGGAGAATTGATAGTTTACCAGCAAATCTCGGTATCACAAACGCACAATTTCAAAAATCTGTCGGGACAGAAAGTAACTTAGAAGCGGCTCTCAAAGAAGGTAAACTTTACCTATTAGATTATCCCACACTCTTTGATATTAAAGGTGGAACTTCTCAAAATGTGAGAAAGTATTTACCTAAGCCTCAAGCTTTATTTTACTGGCAGAGCAATGGTTTACCAAATGGTGGTTCTTTGCGTCCAGTGGCGATTAAATTAAATAATGATGCTGGGACAGATGGATTGATTTACACTCCCGATGACCCTTATCTAGATTGGTTTTTAGCCAAAACTTCTGTGCAGATTGCTGACGGCAACCATCAAGAATTAGGTAGTCACTTTGCCTATACTCATGCCGTTATGGCTCCTTTTTGTATTGCCACAGCACGCCAATTAGCAGCAAATCATCCCATTGCTTTACTACTCAAACCGCACTTTCGGTTCATGTTATTTGATAACGATTTGGGACGCACCCACTTTTTACAACCAGGTGGCCCAGTCGATGAATTTATGGCTGGTTCTTTAGAAGAATCTTTAACTTTTGTCGTCAAAACTTACCAAGAATGGAGTATTGATAAATTTGTCTTCCCGACATTAATGAAAAGTCAAAATATGGATGACCCGGATATATTACCGCATTTTCCGTTCCGGGATGATGGGATGTTGGTTTGGGATGCTATTCAGAAATTTGTCACAGATTATTTGCAACTTTATTACAAAACGCCTCAAGACTTAAGTGAAGATTATGAATTGCAAAATTGGGCAAGAGAATTAGTTGCTCAAGATGGTGGACGTGTTAAAGGAATGCCAGAAAAAATAGAAACTATCGACCAATTAATTCAAATTATTACGGTTGTAGTTTTTACCTGCGCTCCTTTCCATTCGGCTTTAAATTTCTCTCAGTACGAATACATGGCTTTCGTACCGAATATGCCTTATGCAGCTTATCATCCAACTCCCGAAAGTAAGGGTGTAGATATGCAAACCATCATGAAGATATTGCCACCATTTAAGCAAGCTGCTGACCAAGTAATGTGGACGCATATTTTAACATCTTACCATTATGATAAATTGGGTTATTATGATGAGGAATTTGCTGACCCATTGGCACAGGAATTAGTGGTACAGTTCCAACAAAATTTGCATGATATAGAACGACAAATTGATATTAGAAATCAAACTCGTCCTATACCTTATAATTTCCTCAAACCTTCCCAGATTATTAACAGTATCAATACTTAG
- a CDS encoding triacylglycerol lipase has protein sequence MQYLPIIYVRGYAGTDQDVDQTVNDPFYGFNSGSTHIRVGEKGTPEKFFFESPLLRLITDHGYRPVFDNKQLSSNIKTIWIYRFYDMTSPSFGEEKTVRLEMEEIAEGLRDLINVVKKESGANKVYLIAHSMGGLVCRSLIQKIYPDHNEKAEDHIDKLFTYGTPHGGIYFQVGGGLIEGIRDTLRWNNSDDFGPQRMYEYFTPKVKLAPDLPQNFDTQSLDNAFSPDRVFCIIGTNARDYENGAGLSQKAVGPQSDGLVQIDKAYVRGAHRAYIHRTHGGRYGMVNSEEAYQNLQRFLFGDIKVKLSLSNVELIDSKNTFYQMEVRVALRGLPTPIHEQAIDRYCPITVELMRDKPVPLFTAFLIPRYAVNADNTCRYAIRLALHSFTKKERDWLFDSHIDQLPLWSDYLIVDVTAEDNIYKAKYCWNSESLEPNIDLSLGADILLPQRGRDVVGAESAIKLEISQWQ, from the coding sequence ATGCAGTATTTACCAATTATTTATGTGCGTGGCTATGCAGGAACAGATCAAGATGTTGACCAAACGGTGAATGATCCATTTTACGGATTTAATAGTGGTTCAACTCATATTCGGGTGGGAGAAAAAGGTACGCCGGAAAAGTTCTTTTTTGAAAGTCCTTTGTTGCGTTTGATAACTGACCACGGTTATCGTCCGGTGTTTGATAATAAGCAGTTGAGCAGTAATATCAAAACTATTTGGATTTATCGATTTTATGATATGACTTCACCGAGTTTTGGTGAAGAAAAAACCGTCAGGCTAGAAATGGAGGAAATTGCTGAGGGTTTACGAGATTTAATTAATGTTGTGAAAAAAGAAAGTGGTGCAAACAAAGTTTATTTAATCGCTCATTCAATGGGTGGTTTGGTCTGTCGGAGTTTAATTCAAAAAATTTATCCAGATCATAATGAAAAAGCGGAAGACCATATTGATAAATTGTTTACCTATGGCACACCGCATGGGGGAATTTATTTTCAAGTCGGGGGTGGTTTAATTGAAGGCATCAGAGATACTTTGAGATGGAATAATTCTGATGATTTTGGCCCGCAAAGAATGTATGAATATTTCACACCAAAAGTGAAATTAGCGCCAGATTTACCCCAAAATTTTGATACTCAAAGTCTAGATAATGCTTTTTCACCAGATAGGGTTTTTTGTATTATTGGTACAAATGCGCGTGATTATGAAAATGGTGCTGGTTTGTCACAAAAGGCTGTGGGGCCGCAGAGTGACGGTTTAGTACAAATAGATAAAGCTTATGTCAGAGGGGCGCATCGCGCATATATTCATCGGACTCATGGCGGCCGTTATGGGATGGTTAATTCCGAGGAAGCTTATCAAAATCTCCAAAGATTTTTGTTTGGTGATATCAAGGTAAAGCTATCCTTGAGTAATGTAGAATTAATTGACAGCAAAAATACTTTTTATCAAATGGAAGTCCGGGTGGCTTTGCGTGGTCTTCCTACTCCCATACACGAACAAGCCATTGACCGTTATTGTCCCATCACGGTGGAATTAATGCGGGATAAGCCTGTACCTTTGTTTACGGCTTTCTTAATTCCGCGCTATGCAGTAAACGCCGATAATACCTGTAGATATGCAATTCGGTTAGCGTTGCATTCCTTTACAAAAAAAGAAAGAGACTGGTTGTTTGATAGTCACATTGACCAGTTACCTTTATGGTCTGATTATTTAATTGTGGATGTTACAGCCGAAGATAATATATACAAAGCAAAATATTGTTGGAACTCTGAAAGTTTAGAACCAAATATTGATTTAAGTTTAGGTGCTGATATTCTCTTACCGCAACGCGGTCGAGATGTAGTTGGTGCAGAATCAGCTATTAAATTGGAAATTTCGCAATGGCAATAA
- a CDS encoding NADH:flavin oxidoreductase has product MENDIIFKPLQFRNLTVKNRIFRSSISGRWDNYDGSGTQARINWEEKFARGGVGAIITSFVPVTIRGRIMPNYATIHCDDRIPFWRKVGEKVHEYDCKFILQLSHSGRQQDIGGVENDGLKGLSSTSNTESFHGLRCQAMTLKEIKETIQMFADGARRARLAGLDGVELHSANGYLFNQFLSSGINDRNDEYGGSLENRARFLLDVIRAIRQEVGNDFHLQFKISAIDYNDAVIPCEKPGNTLEESVQICKWAEKAGADAVHVSVGSLFPHPLNPIGDFNFDVITKTYDTMLSSGENTTRNYILFRYKLLHPIFKFLWNRVKRKLPPPAFTGDDVADDVMRKLLAENQGRNLLSSQAIKQAVNIPVLCTGGFQQGSFIRKAIEDGYCDGVTIARQLIANNDLAKQLQQGKDLPDRPCTYCNKCLLNVIENPLGCYELSRFDNDHDAMIKEVMSVFHSDDSAKYNAEVPALHI; this is encoded by the coding sequence ATGGAGAACGATATTATCTTTAAGCCATTGCAATTTCGGAATCTCACGGTCAAAAACCGGATTTTTCGCTCCAGTATATCCGGTAGGTGGGATAACTATGATGGTTCAGGTACTCAAGCCAGAATTAACTGGGAAGAAAAATTTGCCCGTGGTGGAGTTGGCGCGATTATTACTTCATTTGTACCTGTAACAATTCGCGGTCGGATTATGCCCAACTATGCCACAATTCACTGCGATGATAGGATTCCTTTTTGGCGCAAAGTCGGAGAAAAAGTCCATGAATACGACTGTAAATTCATTTTGCAACTCAGCCATTCAGGAAGACAGCAAGACATTGGTGGTGTAGAAAACGATGGTTTAAAAGGATTAAGTTCTACCAGTAATACTGAATCATTTCACGGCTTGCGCTGCCAAGCAATGACCTTAAAAGAAATTAAAGAAACCATCCAAATGTTTGCTGATGGCGCAAGACGGGCGCGTTTAGCGGGATTGGATGGAGTAGAATTACATAGTGCTAACGGTTATTTATTTAACCAATTTCTTAGTTCAGGAATTAACGATCGCAACGACGAATATGGTGGCTCACTCGAAAATCGGGCGCGGTTTTTACTAGATGTAATTCGGGCGATTCGGCAAGAAGTTGGTAATGATTTTCATCTGCAATTTAAAATTAGTGCCATTGATTACAACGATGCTGTGATTCCTTGTGAAAAACCCGGCAATACTTTAGAAGAATCTGTACAGATTTGTAAATGGGCTGAAAAAGCTGGTGCTGATGCTGTTCATGTCTCTGTAGGAAGCTTATTCCCTCATCCGCTTAACCCCATTGGTGATTTTAATTTTGATGTCATCACCAAAACTTATGACACAATGCTTTCTAGTGGAGAAAATACAACTCGCAACTACATCTTATTCCGTTACAAACTGCTACACCCAATTTTCAAATTCTTATGGAATCGGGTGAAAAGAAAACTCCCACCGCCAGCCTTTACTGGTGATGATGTCGCCGATGATGTCATGAGAAAATTATTGGCAGAAAACCAAGGTAGAAACTTACTTTCATCCCAAGCAATTAAACAAGCCGTGAATATTCCGGTTTTGTGTACTGGTGGTTTTCAACAAGGTTCATTTATTCGCAAAGCTATTGAAGATGGCTATTGTGATGGTGTGACAATTGCTCGACAATTGATTGCCAATAACGATTTAGCAAAACAATTGCAACAAGGTAAAGACTTACCCGATAGACCATGTACTTACTGTAATAAATGTCTGCTGAATGTCATTGAAAATCCCCTGGGTTGTTATGAACTCAGTCGCTTTGATAATGACCATGACGCAATGATCAAAGAAGTCATGTCAGTCTTTCATAGTGATGATTCGGCAAAATATAACGCAGAAGTTCCAGCATTACACATTTAA
- a CDS encoding putative quinol monooxygenase: MSSQQVTVTARLKVKQGLEDKFRAEFEPVIALTRAEDGCINYDLHQSIEDPSVFLLHENWASQAILDQHLQQPYIRALGAKAEEFLIEPPEVKLWQQIIN; this comes from the coding sequence ATGTCAAGTCAACAAGTTACAGTTACGGCTCGGTTAAAAGTAAAACAGGGTTTAGAAGATAAATTTAGAGCAGAATTTGAACCTGTAATTGCGCTCACCCGTGCGGAAGATGGATGTATTAATTATGATTTACATCAATCTATCGAAGACCCTTCTGTGTTTTTGCTGCATGAAAATTGGGCTAGTCAAGCAATTTTGGATCAACATTTACAACAGCCTTATATTCGGGCGCTGGGGGCTAAAGCAGAGGAATTTTTAATAGAACCACCAGAAGTTAAACTATGGCAGCAGATTATTAATTAG